accaccagatgtcagggtggagctcatcctgacactgcttacatgtgTTTTTTGTGTATAAAACTGCATCCCTAAATTGTTTCAAAATCAGGCCCGCAATGTGTGGTTTGGAGTTTCAGACCTTCTGCAGAGTGCTGGGAGATGGTGGTCTCGGGATAATGGGGTCAACAGGCAGTGTTCTAGCCCAGATAATCATGTCCAGGGACACCGGGAACACCCCTGCAAACCCGTCTTCGCACACACAAACGGCATTTAGTGTTAAATAACTTTGACAAGCCATCGCATATCTGTTTACTCATTCACTGTGTTCCATTGCAAATGTTTGGAGGCGTGGGAAGGGGCATGAGAAGTGTGTGACACCATTTGAAATATTGCCCTTCTGATCTTGGCCCGTGTTTTGGCTCCCGGATCATATTACTGTTCATGAAAGAATTGCAAAGGGAAAGACCGCTCGGTATTATCTGAGTTTATTGTGTAGACAGCAATAGAATGCTTGGGCACTGGACATCTCTTCTACAGAAAGAGAGTCAATTCTACCTCCTAGGAGTAAGTCAGTAAATAATAGATTCTGTTTTAGCCACAGTCAGTCATTTGAAATGCTCATTTTCCTTCCTCCTGAGCCCCATCAATGGTGACAACGCTTCTACAGTGGACTGTAGCCAGAGAGCTCCTCACcaaggagcagggagtgcagCCTGTACCAGAAAGGGACCCCCTCCATTAGGGGGTCCAGGCAACACCCCTCATCCAGTTCAAAAACCATGACCACGAGAAGCAAGACTGAGCCCATGGTCTTCCTTATGTTGTGACGCCTCTGCTTCGCCTTCTCCTTGTCTCCTTTCCTTTCACTCCAGAGGGCTGAGGCTGGTGCTGGTGGGCAAGCCTGGATTGTCTGCCACCCGAGGATTTCCCATCCCTGGTGTATGGCTGTCACTGGTGGGGTGGCACAGtccagtgggggatgggaggtggtTATTTGAGCTGGGATGCACAGAGCTGGTCTGGAAAGTAACAAATTTTCCCATTACTTCTCCCTTACTGGTGTGAGGGCTAAGCAGGTGAATAGCCAGGGTCAGTGTATCCCTCAGAGGCCAATGGAAAGTCCCCAAGGACCTTAGTAGATAAATCCAAATGTTGCGTTCTGTTTTCCCCTGCTGTGCCAGCAGAGTAtgtaatgcaggggtgggcaaactttttggcccaagggccacattggggttgcaaagctgtatggagggccaggtagggaaggctgtgtctccccaaacagactggcccccgccccctatccacccctcccacttcccaccccctgactgcccccctcagaacccccaacccatccaacccccgccccgCTCCTTGTCGCCTGACAGCCTCTCCCAAGACCCCCCAACCCTAAAtgcccctcccaggaccccaaccccccggtcccctgactgccccgacgcCTATCCACACCTctaccccctgacaggccccccgggactcccatgcctatccaacccctccctgtcccctgaccccccgccatgaacctccaccccatccaactgccccctgactgccccccaggactccctgccccttatccaacccccccgccccccggcccagcccccttaCCGTGCCAGAGCAGCATGTGtggcagctgcactgcctggccagagccagcctgcccactgcgctgccctgcaggagtgcgcagccccaccgcccagagcactgccctggcgtggctgtgggggaggggagacagcaggggaggggctgggggcgagcctccccggccaggagctcagcgccgggcaggatggtcccgcgggccaggtgtggcccacgggccgtagtttgcccacctctgatgtagTGTATACATGTTGTGTTTGCAGGGTATGAGTTGTGTCTATGGTAAGTGACTGTTATGTGTGttttcctctcttcctttttgtgtttggTTAGCCCACTGATCCCTCTTGCTAATGGTTGTAAGCTCCTTGGCACGGGGACTTGTCTGGTTTTTTATCCCTAACGCACCTTGCAAACTGGCAACCAATGAAACGTAATAACAGTGAATAACCTAATGATGACACCCCAGTAACTTGGGTATGTCCTCAGTGGATACTTACAAATTTCTTCTTCTAAAACAGTGTTTGAATCACACTACCTCCTTCTCCAGATCTTTCCTCCTACCCTTGCATTGGCATTCTGATTGTCTTTCTCGAGATATAATTTCTCATGCTGGGGCTTCCTCACGGTAACAGCCACTCTTCCTTGGGAGGGAGGTCAGGGTAATTCTGCTGCCTCCCACCTCTTGGGAGATATGCCTCTGACTAATAGGTCAGTTGTAAAAGCCACCAAACTGCTATTGTGAGGTCACCAAGATGTAGTTTTGCAGTGAGTAATCAGTGACTTCAAGACTTGCCCCTGAGTGTGACTCTGAGACTTGGTCCCTGGATATGAAGAGCTGAAGGGGCCTTAAAGTCTGTAGAGGGGATACTTGTACTGGGAATAAATTTCATTCTGCAGATTTGAATTAAGTTTGAGGCCATCCCTAAACCACTTCTGAGATACACAACCCCATTGCACTGTCCCCGCAGCAAGAAGTATCAGCAAAGAAAACTCTGCTTGTGGATTCAGTGATAATATTTCCCTTTCTCAGAGTATTGCTAGGCAGCAGCCTCTCTAGAGCTAAAGTGGCCAACTGAGGGGCAGCCAAGAatgctggcataactccattaacttcagaggAGCAATGCTTGCAGAGAACTGGGTCTTGAGTTTCCAGAATTGGGCCAATCATGCACCAAGTCCCTAAAATCCAAGACCAAAACTTGCCCGAGCCTCAAAACTGACAGGTTGGGTCTGGGTCTAAGGTAGAATTTTTCTGCTTGATTTGAAGTGAAATGTACAAGGAGTTCCTGAGTTATGGCgtcctaaaaatagcagtattcAGAACGGAAAAGGTCTCTTAATTTTTGTCACTTTATaacaaaatgagagagaaagagagagagagaaacttagCTAACTAGCCTCCCTGAGCTGAGAGCCGATGTCCACCACCATAGTTTATCTGATTTAATGTCAAAACCAGAATTATTAACTTTGTATTAGGAATCTTGCTAATGCAACATGGGGAAAGAATGCTTTCTATATATGCTATCATCTGCACCTCTACTCTCCTCCCAACCCTGCTCCGTGTGGCTCTCCTGAGTTCTGCTGGAGAAGGTCCAGTCGACAAATGGggtgtttctcttcctgacattcATATGAACAGCTCGATTGGGGATTCCTTCTACAATCTGCAGGACAAAGATCCTTTCTAGTGAAATTcagggactttaaaaaaaaaataaggaaattctcCAACAAAACTTTAAGCTGAAGTTAAAGTTGCAGCAACACATCCGTGTCGGGTGCTTTGTATCCCTGCAAGGCACAGTCTCAGAGCCTTAGTGTTGTCTGTACACAAACTGGaaccaaaataattaaatcagttttCATTCATGCCAGCGTCAGTTATTTTGGTGTAAGCCTATACGTGGCGACGCGTGTTTCAGATTAAGAGTGGCCACACACAGACTTCCATTGAAACACTCATAGGTGTGAATTAAAAGCAGTTTAATTACTTTGATTCCAGTTTGTGTGTAGATAGCCCCAGAAATAGAAACTCAGGAAATCCAGGAGGAAGGTGGTATTTCTCAGACAATGCACTCATATGCACTCAGATCatgacaaccttaactctgcccctggaGAGACAACAGGAAACTGGGATGCCAGATGCATTGCTTTCTTTGTTACAGAGACCTTTGCATTCCTGCCTTGGCTTTAATTGTATAGGCAGAATTATACCATTTTGGGCAGACAGATAGCCAGAACAGTGGTTATTTATTAGAAACTAATTGAACTTCTTGTGCACATATGCTGCCCCGCACTCCTGGTACTCGCCCTTTCTCATCCACATATGCCGGAAGGACTTAAGCGaggctgccatggagcctccagcCCAGACTGCCATACTCCTCTTTGGGGCAGCCAGAATTTTAATCCGGTAGCCTTTGCCATATAACAAGGCATCCAGCTCTGAGCACATCCTCTCAGGGAAACCAGGAAACATTGATGAGCCCCCTGATAACACAGTGTTACCGATAATGTCCCCCTTGCACTCGTCTGGCACCTTCTGGAGGCTTTGGAAAGCTAAAAGGTGAATGCCTGGAGAATTTTGGTCCAGCAGTTTTGGCTGGAAGAGTGGCTCTGGGCAGCAGAACCGCTCCTTATCCAGAGTTATCCAGTGCCCATCAGGGGTCTTAAAACACACTGGGAACTGGTGAGCTTTGTCTTGGAGGTCTCCTTCATAGTCCATGGACACGTAGCAGCACTGCTTCTTCAGCTGGGTCACCGTCGTCTTCTGCAAGGCATACAGCAGCTGTGGGTCATTGGAGCTCTTCAGCAGCAGGGTATGCATGTGCTTGGAAAGGAAAAACCCAGCCACATCCAGGCGATACGTGGCTTCCCTCCAGATCTGCCCAGCGCAGATGGAAGTGACATGGgacaccccagccccagcctccacAGCCAGGCCAGTGACCCTGCCacaggagcagagggagaggaggccTGTGTTAGCCACGTGCAAGGCTGGAACAGCGAAGGCCTCAAAGAACACCTCGGCCACCTTCTCCCGATTggttgtggggcaggagggagagtcGGTCATGAGCAGCGGCTGCTCCTCAGGGGACAGTCTCAGCCCGCAGAAGAAAAGGTGGCTCCACAGATTTTCCATGGCTTCCCAGTCAGTGATGATGCCATGCCTGAGCGGGTGGGTTTTGGGTGCCCTGGCACCCCCTGTCCCACAGCCAGTAGCAGTGAGATGGCATGGGATCTCCCGCATCACAGCTGGGCAGGTGGGAGGCATGGACGTGGTCTTCAGCACAGACTTTGGCTTGTCCTCTCCAGCAAAGCCGGCTCGAGTGAAGCAACTACCATTGTCGATGACAACCGCAACCTTTCCCATAGTGTTATCTGCACCACCAAACTGTCTGAGCTTTATCCACTTCTGACGTCAGGATGGGGAAGATGCACAGTCAGGGATTAGAGGGAAGAAGGGAATTGGAAAGCTTGCCTCATCCTGCAACAGAGCAAACGGATGATCTATAATGCAGTGTCTAGTCACGTTACCAGTTAAATACAAACCCATTGTGAATGCGGGATTACAGCTGAGAAACGCAATGATCAAGAGTCAGGACATGCCCACAAGCCGGGGGTTCCTCAGCAGCAGTGACCTGGTTGTGCCGTGGAGTTGCCCCCTTCTGGAGTTGGTCTGGTTGGACACTTTTGGCCATCTCATCATGCCTTGTCACGTAAACACAATCATGCTGGTACGTCTGCTCAGCAACACATTGCATTGAAACAGGCTCCCGTCACAACAGGACAGTGCTCCAAGAGCCCAAAGGAATGATCCGGAAGAATGGCAATCCAGACTGCTGCTTTGGTGCTCCTAGGCTGtgatttttcaaaactgcctagGGGATTTGGATGCCCTACCACATTAACTTTAAATCTTGACTCTAGTGCACTATCTACGGCCTGGGCCTGGTTTTCCTACCCCAGACGGGTCGTAGGGCATTTCTGTCTTAGCAAGGCCGCATGTACGTGGCAGCTCCCGGTGTGTGTGTCAATGTGGCTTGATAACCATCTTGCCTTGTGCGGGTACCAAGCAGAATGTGCACCATGCGTGCAGCCATGAGTACGCAGAGTGAGCACGAGGCCAGAGATGCACTGATGCTTGCCCAGGGCTAGATAATCAGGTGCTACAGCCCTCTGAAAGTTATTGCCAATGTATTTGCCTAAGAATACATCACAACTCAGAGGGTCTGTGCTATGAACAGAGGGTTTGAGTGATGCTATGTATCACTTCACCCTAAAGACTTAAACAGTGCTTAGACCTTGTGCTGATTCTCCCTGAAACCTGCATTTCCCCCCTCATCAACTGATACCTGCATGCATATTGGAAAGGGCGATCTTTAATAGGTGCTAAAAATGACATCCTGTGTGTGCTCGGTGTGGCATTTTCAACTGTTCTTTCCAAATCCAAACTGTGCAAACCTGGCAAACTCGCACATTCCTCAGTGGAGGCTGTGGATCCGTTAGAGGAAGCAGTGTTCAGCCTTTATGACTTGTCTTAGCCTATCAAATGGTCACAAAGCCTTCCCACCTCTTACCCCCCTTACACGCACCTCAGAAAGGACCGAATGGAttttattcaaattaaaaaacaaagcccCCAGCTTTGGGCTATGGTGTGAAATTTCGCTCCCAAAGGAAATGTATAAGGAAAATTGTGAGCAGCTGAAAATTGGGGTTTGGAATGGAATGATGTTCTCCATCTTACGGTGCAACCCTCTGAGAAATGAAAGTATAACACCCACCCTGTCCTAGGGCTGTCCATGGCACACACTGAGCTGAGGTCACTTGCTGTTGTTGGGCAACTCTCCTAAAAATGTCTGTCCCCCCACATTGGGCCACATTAAATAGTGCAGGACTACCCAGGATATGGGCACAGCAAAGGCTATTCTGGCGATGAagggagtagagctggttggaaaaactgCAACGACATGTTTTTTGTCAGATTTTGCAGATTGGTAAGATCAAAGCATTTTGAGGAAACAGTTcgattttgatgaaattcctcTGGAAACCTGGCAGGATCCATCAGAAACTTGCCTACTGTCCTGTCAGCTCACCCGCCCAGCTTCTCAGCAGCCCACCAGGCAGGTGGCGGGGGTCCAAAGCCTGGAAGCCATAGGCTTCCAGGGTCCATGGCTCTGGAACAGCCATGCAGACAGACTACCTTGGTGTCAGGGATCCAGGGTCCTGGGCAGCACCAGGTGCACCGTTTGGGGTTACCTTATCTAACACGATCATATAGTTAAACCCAATGTTCTTCAGTCTCCTCCATGCCGTCCCCTTCTCACTTGTTTCTTGTGTTCTCTTTCCCCACCCTTCACTGCCCCCAGCTGAATGGGTTGATAGCAACAGTGACCTCAGCGTGGCATTGCTGAGCGCTCCCCTGGGCAGCTTGACACTTGGCAAAGAAATGTTCATGGGTTATTAAATTCCAACCCAAATGTGCTCAGCCATGTTGACTGGCCCTAGGATCTTCCTGGAGTTCAGATTCCCCAGCTATAAAACCCTGCAGCTCAATTTTGTCACAGGGCGAGGGTGGCCATTgggtgtggataaattggagagagtccagcgaagggcaacaaaaatgattaggggtctagaacacatgacttatgaggagaggctgagggagctgggattgtttagcctgcagaagagaagaatgaggggggatttgatagctgctttcaactacctgaaagggggttccaaagaggatggctctagactgttctcaatggtagcagatgacagaacgaggagtaatggtctcaagttgcagtgggggaggtttagattggatattaggaaaaactttttcactaagagggtggtgaaacactggaatgcgttacctagggaggtggtagaatctccttccttagagatttttaaggtcaggcttgacaaagccctggctgggatgatttaactgggaattggtcctgcttcgagcagggggttggactagatgaccttcaggggtcccttccaacgctgatattctatgattctatgattctatgtgtgttCTAGGGCTCTGAATGGGCCTTTATGTTGCATTTAGGGCCCCCGTCCCTAAAAGAGCATCATTTCTCTGGGGGAGATGTGTTGGAAGTGCTCCCTGATTGCAGCCCCACACAAacccagattctgataccctccCTGCTGAGATGGAGTCATGTATGGTATGACGCCCTCACCTGATGAtgtccatctcccctcccctctgaccCCTGGATCCTCTTGGAGCTGGCCTAGGACAGACATTAGGGCTCCCGGGTGTGGCCTGGAACTGCTGGTGAGGAAGGAAGGGTTCCAGTGGGGGGACGCTGTCCTGGAAGTTCTGGAATCTTCCCCTACCCCATGTGGCTTCTGTTCCTAGAAAGGGATTGTTAGCTCCCATGACCTCACAGacctgtgtgtgcacatgtgtgctGGAACTGCCGATGCCAGGAGAATGCATTGTAATACCAAAGCCCTGGGCATCAGACCCGTGCCACACTTTCCACAGGTAGGGATGACACGGCTGAGACCCTGGCAAGGTCCCAGCCCACTGTCTTAATTCTGTCGTCTTGCTATATGCTGCTAAACAGCCGTTGTCTTCCATCCAAAGGAAGGGGTGAAGTGATTCCTACACTGACAGCTTGTAAGACTCTGTAAGATCCTTTGGGATTTACATGATTTATTGACAGGAAGCATTTCATGCGcacacactgaaatgcagccacctctgaagtgGAATGTAGGAGCTGTTTAACAATGTATAGCAACTGCACAACAGTTGAGGACAGACATGAAACTACAAGGGGAATTGGAGGGAAGCAAGATTTGCCCAACACACTGTTTCACACCCCTACTCTTGCCTCCCTGGCTTGTTTCTATTTTGCCATGTTCTAGATTTCTTGCTAAGCATCACATGCAGCTCAGTCCCAGTAGGATAAAGCCAGGAGCTGAACGGTATTGATGGTATCCATTTAGAATACTAtactggggaataactggctaggtggtagtactggtGACAAGGATCTGGGGCCTgcgcctctcaccctggtggagtaccggagtcgacaggagagcgctcagcagtcgatttatcgcatctagactagactgataacaatcttcaaatatgtgaagggctgatataaagaggactgtgatcaattgttctccatgttcacacaaggtaggacaagaagtgatgggcttaatctgcagcaatggagatttaggtgagatattagggaaaactttctaagtttaagggcagttaagctctggaataggcttccgagggaggttgtggaatccccatcactggaggttttgaagagcatgttggacaaacacctgacagagatagtctagatttacttggtcctgcctcagcgcagggggctgaacttgatgacttctttaggccccttccagccctatgtttctattATTCTGTGATTCTACCAGCTTCTGGGATGTGGCTTTCTTATTCACCAAAAACCTGTTTTGTGGGCCTCTCCTTCCTGATGTTAAAGATCTTTGATCCAGAGCCTGGGGAGAAAGAGGGTGGAAATAGCCAAATTTCTTTTACTCTCTGCAAAAAGCTCTTTTTTCTGTTGGAGCTGGCTCCTGGTTCACGCAGTGTGACTACACAGTTATATAACTCCACTCCAGAGTGTGACTAGCAGCACAGATTGACAAGGAGAGAGAACACAGGGTAGTTGGTTAGCAGACAGGAAAGCACTTTCTAGCCTGAGTTTCTAATAAAAGCCAATGTTAAATGGTTCAGCGACGCTTTTGTTGCTTTCTGTGAGTCACAACAGAGGGACGTTAGAGGAACACTAAGCCTCCCGTCTTGCTATATACACGACTGTAACTCCTGACCGCTGGCTGATTTCCAGTCTGCTGTGTTGACCAGGTGCCAGCATTTTCTTAGCCCCAGTTTCTCTGGTTAACAATGCTCCATGGCATCTCTCGATGCAGCATGGACATCCCTGTATGTCAGTATGCCAGAGGTTTGTTCATGGAAACAGTTGGCCCTGCACTTCCCACTCCACCAGGAAAGCCAGGAACTCCCCACACCTTCTTAGTTCTCAGCTGATAGAGTGGAGGCTCCTGCCCCCTCTTTATACAATGGGAATTTCTTCCCAGGCAATTTGCCTTTTCACCCGCCATCCTTCTCATTGGTCGATTCACCTCTCGGGAACCCCTGAAAGGCTGTGAAAGGAGCTCTGTCTCCAAGGCTAGCTTGGAAGCACTCACTTTGCAAAGCCAATTTCTTTctcacctcccaccccatcccccacctcctgcactgTCTCCTGGAGGCCCTCTCTCCAGCCAAGGACTGCAGCGTGGGGTCGCTGGTGCCAGACCCTTAGTGTAAGGCTCTAATATTTCTTGTCTTCCTGTCTTCCTCCCGCGCCCCCGAACACATACTAAACACAGCCAGTCATCTTAGATGCTCGGGTTGgtttattttcccccttccaTGGGTTCCTTGGTTCCCGCACGCACTGTAGTGTTGTTGGAGACAGCGACGCTCCTTGGGCTGCTCACCGCCTGGGCCATCCACTCCCAGCGCCTGGGTGTACGGTGTACCAGAACCTCACCTGGTTCTTGGAGCCCAGGGAATCCCCTCCCTCGGCCTTGTCAGACTCCACCAAAAAGAACAGGGTCAGGATCCTCCTCATCTTCTGGATGTCCCCATCTCCGGCTCCCAGCCGTGCTGATGAGGGGAACGGCTGTGGTGGCCGGGGAacctctcccctcctgctgcccagcTCCGATCTGCCAAAGATTTTAACTGTGCTTCCAGGAGGGAGGGTGATCAGAGAGGGGGTCTTTGGGCAGTGGGACAGCTTCCCAAGAGGAGGCAGCAGCACTGCTTTGATCTGTAgaataaatgaaacaaacaaagctTTCAGTCCCATTGGCCTGGGCTGCTCCCCTGCCACTCAGGACCTCCCCTTTCAGCTCTCCAGCCTCAGCCAGGCGCTCCTGGAGAGCAGACGTGGCCAGTGACACGGCTGACGGTGCCGCAGAGTGAAGCTACTTCCCGGAAAGTGCCTTCCCTCGGCCACCGGTCTCTTCCCAGTCACCCCAGGAGCAGGGTGTTTGCCAGTTGGCTGACGGGAAATTCCACGGCTTCTTATTAGGCAAAGTGAGTATTGGTCTTTGGGGACTTTCCTGGGTTATTGATGTGTTTTAGGGGACCGTTCCCCAGTCCCTCTGCCCAGGGTTTTGGTTTCTTGTTTATCCAAGAGCAAGAGACAATGGCTGGCCTAGGAGCTCGAATTCCAATTACTCAAGAAGGATTAAGACAAATACATTGTCAATTAGGAACTCATGATGGTTCTTGTCACCAGCATTCCTTCGCACTGTATAATGCAAACAGTATCAAAATGTACACACCTCTACTCGACCCACCAGCGTAATGTACCCCCACCCTGGGCCAGCAAAAACCTAAGGCTAGAGAAGGGCCTTAGCCCAGGGCCGGTTATTCTAGTTTTGAAACCTAGTTCCGACACAAGTCCACACGGCAGTGGTTGGTCCATGTCGCCCAGACCTCAGCCTCTGTCTGGTCGCTCTACAGGAGAGATGGAACGCGGGGATAGTGTTAGGGGGATGGAGCCtggcatgtgtctgtctgtggcAGTTGTGCAGGGAGCCATGTGTGGAGAGCAACTGTGCATGTTGTGTGGGATGAGGGGCGTGGCCAGGTGGGGTGTGAAGCTGTTGGAGAGCATGAGTGCGGATGCCCCTGTAGCTGGGGCGAGTCACCGGCTGGCACTTACAGTGGACTTGTTCTTTTTCAGATAGATAACCAGTCGccctttctccttttccttctccagatCTGGgcacttctccttcttctcttgcTTTGCTTTTTTCACCTTCTTTCTAGAGTTGTAATTGCCCATCTTGTGATTCCTTCCGAGCCAGCTGGTACTGCCCCTGCTGAGCCAGTTGTGTCAGAAGTCAAGGAGCTTCTGTGATGTCAACCGTAGGCATAGATGTGACTTTACAATGGATGAGGTGTCTCTGAGGCTGCCTGGCCCATTGGGTCCCATTGTCCTGCTGCCTATCCCCGGATACCCTTCCCTGGCAGTGAGAGAAAGAGGCCAGGCTCTGTGTATGTCTTTGTGTGAACTCCTTAAGGCGTGGAGCGCTGGGAGCAGGTTATACTGGGTGGATCTGAATGATGCTAAGGAGACCCTCAAATCAGTTTGGGCCACATGCAGCTCGTTCCTTCCCGCATCCCTGCCTGATAATGAGCTGACCCAGTACTAGTCACTCATATTGTGTAATTTTGCTGAGTGGTCCCATTAAAGACAGTTCAGACGGCAGACTAAAGTATTGTTTAGTGGGCATAAGTGAAGTGGATCTGGCCTTTTATTTTAGAGGTGGGTCATATACCCAGGGATCACCTATGTGTAATGCAGCCACCACCTCTGCTTGTAACACAGCAAAACACAAAGTGCCACGCTGCCCAGCACTTTGGGATAGAAAGTAGAGACAAGTCCCAGATCCAGTGAAGCACATGGATGAATTTTAGGACGACAAAGTGACCAAGATGCTGGTTTAACATTCCTGCTCTTGCAAAAATTGACGTGGGATCTTTAGTAACTACCGGTGATTGGGAAACCTTTTGCATCCCTAGGAGCCCGCTGCTGCCACTCTCATAATGGACTGAGAAGGCAGAGCACTCCTAGTGAACTACCAGAATCACTACTTGCAGTACCCAATGTCCCTTGCAGGTCTCCCGTCCAAGTATAGGCCATGtccaagtgctacttagttgttAGGATCATAGCACCAGCTGCTCTGGTTGCAGGCAAAAGGTATCCTGTCACTTCCTACTTGAGCCCTGATCTTTGGTTTTGATCTCTCAGCTGAGAAAACAATGTGATGGTGCAAAAAGGCTAATAGCTTCAGGTGGGAAATGCTGCGTTCATGCCAAAGCCCCACCAATCTGATGTTATGTAGCTGTCTACCTCAGTTGTGGCCACGTGCCAGGTAGTTAGTTAGACCCCGGCATGACAGCAGCTCAATCCACACATCTTGAGGATGCAAAACTGCCCCTGGGGCACCGGATACTCCCAAATGGTGGATGCAGAAGGGCAGGCCAGCCTTTAAACTTCTATTTCCGAATAACATTTTCTGTGGCATTCCCAGAGTCATCATCTGCTTTTTAAGGAAAACAATGGTGGCTAAAAAACCCGAGAAGGAAAAGGTAcctgaaaaggagagagacatcTAGACACTGTTCTTTTAAATGGATCTAAGGATGAAAAAGAACCTTGGAGTAACCTGGACCAGTTTTAGCCATGCAACCAGAAGACAGAGAAGACTTGCTATGACACACCTAACTCATCTGCTTGGCTGACTCAGGATTGTTGCCTCCAGTATATTTAATAGCACATAGTCCAGTCTAGTTGCAAATGTCCCTGATATTTAGCCTAAATGTTCTTTGGCTTAAATGCGTCCTTTTACTTCTAGTTCTGTCCCCTTGCACCACCTCCAGAAATTCTCTTGCCTCCTCAGGAAGGCAGTACCAGTTCTTCCCCTTTGTACTGCCACGTGATTTTCCTGAGGGAGCATTTTCTAAATTCGACTGGTTATCTCCATTTTTCTCAGTGCTCCAGTCATATTCCCCTTCACTGCACCCAGTTTTCTGGGTTCTTTAATGGGAAAGTTTTATGTTTATTTCACCTTTCTGTGGTGATGTAAGCTCATCCCAGTCATATCAGCGTCCTGCAGGAGGTGGTGGCCTTAGCTCAGTGTCTATCAGAGAAGTGGTGTCTAGCAGCTAGAGTTGGTGATTGGGCATCAGGATCCCTGGGATTTCTTCCCAGCcttgccactgatttgctgta
This sequence is a window from Eretmochelys imbricata isolate rEreImb1 chromosome 13, rEreImb1.hap1, whole genome shotgun sequence. Protein-coding genes within it:
- the ACTL10 gene encoding actin-like protein 10, which encodes MGKVAVVIDNGSCFTRAGFAGEDKPKSVLKTTSMPPTCPAVMREIPCHLTATGCGTGGARAPKTHPLRHGIITDWEAMENLWSHLFFCGLRLSPEEQPLLMTDSPSCPTTNREKVAEVFFEAFAVPALHVANTGLLSLCSCGRVTGLAVEAGAGVSHVTSICAGQIWREATYRLDVAGFFLSKHMHTLLLKSSNDPQLLYALQKTTVTQLKKQCCYVSMDYEGDLQDKAHQFPVCFKTPDGHWITLDKERFCCPEPLFQPKLLDQNSPGIHLLAFQSLQKVPDECKGDIIGNTVLSGGSSMFPGFPERMCSELDALLYGKGYRIKILAAPKRSMAVWAGGSMAASLKSFRHMWMRKGEYQECGAAYVHKKFN